The following are encoded together in the Leeia speluncae genome:
- the araD1 gene encoding AraD1 family protein has protein sequence MRLIQFKDNEGYHRIAAALDGETSHKIVNGYESVRLLALTAHRKNIPLMELVASSLSDECVDVGDLISKDRLLIPLDHPEPSRCLVSGTGLTHLGSAKARNNMHAKLENDEQMTDSMRMFKMGLEGGRPHPDSIGVQPEWFYKGDASCLVLPGKALEQPCYADDGGEEVEIAGMYVIADDGTPLRIGFTLGNEFSDHVMEKQNYLYLAHSKLRQCAIGPELRIGMLPQDVRGTGRIIRDGKVLWSENFLTGEENMSHSIANLEHHHFKYSAHKRPGDIHVHFFGAAVLSASQGIKTHDGDVFEIECDVFGHPLRNKLSIDTSESMKNELVVVVPL, from the coding sequence ATGCGACTAATTCAGTTTAAAGATAATGAGGGCTATCATCGGATTGCTGCAGCTTTAGATGGAGAAACCTCCCATAAGATAGTGAATGGGTACGAATCAGTACGCCTATTAGCGCTGACAGCACATCGAAAAAATATTCCTCTGATGGAGTTGGTCGCATCATCACTAAGCGATGAATGCGTTGATGTAGGTGATCTAATCTCTAAGGATCGGCTTCTTATACCTCTTGATCATCCAGAACCCTCACGTTGCCTAGTTTCAGGTACAGGCTTGACGCATTTAGGAAGTGCTAAAGCACGAAATAATATGCACGCGAAGTTAGAAAATGATGAGCAAATGACGGACTCAATGCGCATGTTCAAAATGGGTCTGGAAGGGGGGCGACCGCATCCAGACTCTATTGGTGTGCAACCTGAGTGGTTTTATAAAGGGGACGCAAGTTGTCTCGTCTTACCCGGTAAGGCACTTGAACAACCATGCTACGCCGACGATGGTGGAGAAGAGGTGGAAATTGCAGGAATGTATGTCATAGCAGACGACGGCACCCCTCTACGAATTGGTTTTACTTTGGGCAACGAGTTTTCAGACCATGTAATGGAGAAACAAAACTATTTATATCTAGCCCATTCGAAGCTACGCCAGTGTGCAATAGGACCCGAGCTTAGAATTGGAATGCTGCCACAGGATGTGCGAGGTACAGGGCGAATTATTCGTGACGGCAAGGTATTGTGGAGCGAAAACTTCCTGACAGGTGAGGAAAACATGTCCCATTCAATTGCTAATTTAGAACATCATCACTTCAAATATTCAGCGCACAAACGTCCTGGTGATATACACGTACACTTTTTCGGTGCTGCAGTACTAAGTGCATCTCAAGGCATCAAGACTCATGATGGAGATGTGTTTGAGATCGAATGCGATGTTTTCGGACACCCTTTGCGTAACAAGCTGTCAATAGACACTTCAGAGTCAATGAAAAATGAGCTCGTAGTCGTTGTACCGTTGTAG
- a CDS encoding pyridoxal phosphate-dependent aminotransferase yields MTIINQRVRSIRQSATDVVSQLAKQLVAEGHPVINLSIGEPEPDTPEHVKQAAIAAIQAGETKYTAVAGTAELRRAVVAKFARENDLEFSIEQVTVGCGGKPLIFYALQATLEQDDEVIIPAPYWVSYPDMVNLAGGRAVVVPTTSHNGYKLSPEALEASITPRTRWLILNSPNNPTGATYSTQELRALGDVLERHPHVWVLSDELYEHLAFDGKCATSIVTVVPSLRERTLILNGVSKAYAMTGWRVGYVAGPTELINAINALQSQTITHTSSISQAAAIAALNGPRDFVDQHRDSLQKRRDALVTGLKEVEGLSFITPEGAFYAFVAIDGLIGKTAPDGTQIQSDADFAAYLLKQVNVAVIPGEAFGCSPCFRICFAAPPEVISEATQRIKVACQQLQS; encoded by the coding sequence ATGACAATTATCAATCAGCGCGTCCGTTCGATCAGGCAATCGGCTACCGATGTAGTAAGTCAACTAGCAAAGCAACTGGTGGCAGAGGGCCATCCCGTTATTAATTTATCTATTGGAGAACCGGAGCCAGATACTCCCGAGCACGTGAAACAAGCAGCTATTGCAGCGATACAAGCGGGAGAGACTAAGTACACTGCAGTAGCAGGTACAGCTGAGCTTCGCAGAGCAGTTGTTGCGAAGTTCGCTCGTGAGAATGATCTTGAGTTTTCAATTGAACAGGTCACTGTAGGGTGTGGTGGAAAGCCACTCATCTTTTATGCACTTCAAGCAACATTGGAGCAAGATGATGAGGTTATTATTCCCGCACCATATTGGGTGTCTTATCCCGACATGGTCAACCTAGCAGGAGGACGGGCAGTAGTCGTGCCAACGACATCCCACAATGGATACAAACTTTCACCTGAAGCATTAGAAGCCTCAATCACCCCACGTACGCGCTGGTTGATATTGAACTCTCCTAATAACCCTACAGGGGCAACGTACTCCACTCAAGAGCTACGAGCATTAGGTGATGTACTTGAAAGACACCCACATGTTTGGGTGTTATCAGACGAACTGTATGAGCATTTAGCATTCGATGGCAAATGTGCAACCTCTATCGTAACTGTAGTTCCTTCCCTGCGTGAACGGACGCTTATCCTGAATGGAGTTTCTAAAGCATACGCCATGACGGGCTGGCGTGTTGGATATGTAGCAGGCCCTACTGAATTGATTAACGCAATTAATGCACTTCAATCACAGACAATTACACACACATCTTCGATTAGTCAGGCGGCTGCAATTGCCGCACTTAACGGACCAAGAGACTTCGTTGATCAGCATCGTGATTCTCTTCAAAAGAGGCGGGATGCACTCGTAACTGGACTAAAGGAAGTAGAAGGCCTAAGTTTCATCACCCCAGAGGGAGCATTCTATGCATTCGTTGCCATTGATGGTCTTATTGGTAAGACAGCACCCGATGGCACTCAAATTCAATCCGATGCAGACTTTGCAGCTTACTTACTTAAGCAAGTAAACGTTGCTGTAATTCCGGGCGAGGCTTTTGGATGCTCACCATGCTTCAGAATATGCTTTGCAGCGCCTCCAGAGGTAATCAGCGAGGCAACTCAGCGAATTAAAGTGGCTTGCCAACAACTTCAAAGCTAA
- a CDS encoding Lrp/AsnC family transcriptional regulator: MSYKTVGDLDRIDLQILETLQANGRLTMAELAEKVSLSQSPCWRRVQQLEQAGFIEGYHARLSRKLLGLGVHGFVNLRMKDHSPATAAAFERQIVALAGAISCQNLSGGYDYQIELVAADHEAFAKLVREIRSVAGVSEVYTSFTLHEIKSGGALPIG; encoded by the coding sequence ATGAGCTACAAAACCGTGGGAGATCTCGATCGGATTGATCTTCAGATATTAGAGACACTTCAGGCTAACGGTCGGTTGACCATGGCTGAATTGGCGGAAAAAGTTTCTCTGTCACAGTCACCTTGCTGGAGGCGTGTACAACAATTGGAGCAGGCTGGTTTTATCGAGGGCTACCACGCACGACTAAGTCGGAAGCTTTTGGGGTTAGGAGTACATGGATTCGTGAATTTACGTATGAAAGATCACTCCCCTGCTACTGCCGCGGCATTTGAGCGCCAAATTGTGGCCTTAGCCGGGGCTATTTCCTGTCAGAATCTTTCTGGTGGTTACGACTATCAAATTGAACTTGTGGCTGCTGATCATGAAGCCTTTGCCAAGTTAGTGAGGGAAATACGATCTGTTGCTGGAGTATCCGAGGTGTATACCAGTTTCACTCTTCATGAGATTAAGAGTGGTGGTGCTTTACCCATTGGTTGA
- a CDS encoding fumarylacetoacetate hydrolase family protein: MQTYTTGLFVGRAWSLTEKGPILITIKDGMVFDITHPSIPTTRDLLELDDPAAWIAQANGKCLGKLSELLTNKLEGVRLLAPCDLQAVKACGVTFARSMVERVIEERAGGDPAISESIRSRIATLIGDSLRNIKAGSEEAMRVKAALIEEGIWSQYLEVGIGPDAEVFTKAQAMSAVGHLSNVGLHPISTWNNPEPEVVLAVNSQGQIKGAALGNDVNLRDIEGRSALLLGKAKDNNASCAIGPFIRLFDSTFNLDDVRNAEIDLLVEGGDGFVLKGQSSMSQISRDPVDLVAQTIGKHHQYPDGLMLFMGTLFAPIEDRDVVGQGFTHKMGDVVTISSPKLGSLQNIVRLSTECDPWIFGVSHLMRNLAARGLLKNEELA; the protein is encoded by the coding sequence TTGCAGACATACACAACTGGTTTATTTGTCGGCCGTGCTTGGTCTCTGACTGAAAAGGGCCCCATCTTGATCACCATAAAAGATGGGATGGTATTTGATATTACACATCCTTCCATTCCAACAACACGAGACCTGCTGGAATTAGATGATCCTGCTGCTTGGATTGCGCAAGCTAACGGCAAATGTCTTGGTAAGCTCTCTGAACTGCTGACTAACAAACTAGAAGGTGTCAGGCTACTCGCCCCGTGTGATTTGCAAGCTGTAAAGGCCTGCGGGGTTACCTTTGCTCGTTCAATGGTCGAACGTGTTATTGAAGAGCGCGCTGGTGGTGATCCTGCAATTTCTGAATCAATCCGTAGCAGGATTGCTACCTTGATTGGAGATAGTCTTCGCAATATCAAAGCTGGTTCTGAAGAGGCTATGCGTGTCAAAGCTGCACTGATTGAGGAGGGTATTTGGTCTCAATATCTGGAAGTGGGTATTGGTCCAGATGCCGAGGTATTTACCAAAGCTCAAGCCATGTCAGCGGTCGGGCATCTCAGTAATGTTGGGCTTCATCCTATTTCTACTTGGAATAATCCCGAGCCCGAAGTTGTACTGGCCGTAAATAGCCAAGGTCAGATCAAAGGAGCGGCTTTGGGTAATGATGTAAACCTGCGAGATATTGAGGGACGTTCTGCTCTACTGCTTGGCAAAGCGAAAGATAACAATGCTTCTTGCGCAATTGGTCCTTTCATTCGTCTATTTGACTCCACCTTCAATCTAGATGATGTCCGTAATGCAGAGATCGACTTGCTGGTCGAAGGTGGGGATGGCTTTGTACTTAAAGGGCAAAGTTCAATGTCGCAAATCAGTCGTGATCCAGTTGATCTAGTGGCTCAAACGATTGGCAAGCATCACCAGTATCCTGATGGTTTAATGTTGTTTATGGGAACTTTATTTGCCCCGATAGAAGATCGTGATGTGGTGGGTCAAGGTTTTACCCATAAGATGGGTGATGTGGTCACTATCTCCAGTCCGAAACTGGGCAGTTTGCAAAATATTGTCCGTCTATCAACTGAATGCGACCCTTGGATATTTGGGGTTTCTCATCTGATGAGAAATCTGGCTGCTCGTGGGCTGTTGAAGAATGAGGAATTAGCATGA
- a CDS encoding aldehyde dehydrogenase family protein, protein MSLHKNYIAGEWVGSDGNPNINPSNTNEVVGLYASASVVDTQGAIAAAKAAFPAWSRSGILTRQAILKKAADEIFARREELGALLSREEGKTLAEGIGETIRASQIFEFFAGECLRLKGESVPSVRPNIGVDMTREAVGVVGIITPWNFPIAIPAWKIAPALAYGNTVVFKPADLVPGCSWAIVDILVRAGLPHGVLNLVMGKGSVVGQTMLDSPDINAITFTGSTNTGKRVAMSSIEHNRKYQLEMGGKNPFVVLDDAELDVAVEAAVNSAFFSTGQRCTASSRMIVTEGIHDRFVEAVVTRLNDLVIDDALKAGTHIGPVVDASQLKQDLDYIALGQSEGAKLAFGGRVLSRENPGFYLQPALFTEATNQMRISREEIFGPVASIIRVKDYEEALQVANDTPFGLSSGIATTSLKYATHFKRNAEAGMVMVNLPTAGVDFHVPFGGRKGSSYGSREQGSYAVEFFTTVKTSYTLS, encoded by the coding sequence ATGAGTTTGCATAAAAACTATATTGCCGGGGAATGGGTAGGTTCAGACGGAAATCCAAATATCAACCCGTCCAATACCAATGAAGTGGTCGGTTTATACGCTTCTGCTTCTGTAGTCGATACCCAAGGAGCCATTGCGGCTGCAAAAGCAGCTTTTCCGGCTTGGTCACGTAGCGGTATTTTGACAAGACAAGCGATTCTAAAAAAAGCTGCTGATGAGATTTTTGCGCGCCGTGAGGAACTGGGTGCTTTGTTATCGCGTGAAGAAGGGAAGACTCTCGCAGAGGGTATTGGCGAAACCATCCGGGCTAGCCAGATTTTTGAATTCTTTGCAGGGGAATGTTTGCGCTTGAAAGGCGAAAGTGTTCCCTCAGTTCGCCCAAATATTGGCGTGGATATGACTCGCGAGGCAGTGGGTGTAGTTGGGATTATTACCCCATGGAATTTCCCTATTGCCATTCCTGCATGGAAGATCGCTCCTGCGTTAGCATATGGCAATACCGTGGTATTTAAGCCTGCGGATTTGGTGCCTGGGTGTTCGTGGGCAATTGTGGATATTCTTGTGCGTGCGGGCTTGCCACACGGCGTGCTGAACTTGGTGATGGGTAAAGGCTCAGTGGTCGGTCAGACGATGCTAGATAGCCCGGATATTAATGCCATTACCTTTACAGGTTCTACCAATACAGGCAAGCGCGTTGCGATGAGTTCCATCGAGCACAATCGCAAATATCAACTGGAAATGGGGGGGAAAAACCCATTTGTGGTACTAGATGATGCCGAGCTAGACGTTGCGGTAGAAGCTGCTGTGAACTCCGCCTTTTTCTCTACAGGACAGCGCTGTACAGCTTCGTCACGTATGATTGTAACCGAAGGTATTCATGATCGTTTTGTCGAAGCCGTAGTAACTCGTCTCAATGATTTGGTGATTGATGATGCGCTAAAAGCGGGTACTCATATTGGTCCCGTGGTCGATGCTAGCCAACTCAAACAGGATCTGGATTACATCGCTTTAGGACAGTCGGAGGGAGCCAAGCTAGCCTTTGGTGGGCGAGTACTAAGCCGTGAGAATCCAGGCTTCTATCTACAGCCGGCACTATTTACCGAAGCAACCAACCAGATGCGTATTTCTCGAGAAGAAATCTTTGGTCCAGTTGCATCGATCATCCGGGTAAAAGACTACGAGGAAGCGCTGCAGGTAGCCAACGATACGCCATTCGGCTTGTCTTCAGGCATTGCCACCACTAGCCTCAAATACGCTACCCACTTTAAGCGTAATGCCGAAGCTGGCATGGTGATGGTCAACCTACCAACGGCAGGCGTGGATTTCCATGTGCCATTTGGTGGGCGTAAAGGATCTTCTTACGGATCACGTGAGCAAGGTAGCTATGCTGTTGAATTCTTCACTACTGTTAAAACGTCATATACTCTTTCTTAA
- a CDS encoding SDR family oxidoreductase — protein sequence MKKRLSGKRALVTAAGQGIGRAVVEAFLDEGAIVVATDLDIQSLQSLESNRNLHIKQLDVTNHSDISNVVTEFEFFDILFNCAGMVHVGNILDSTENELDVAFNINVKSQYRLLKSVLPGMLEKGCGSIINVASIVSSVKSAPNRFVYTCTKAAVVGLTKAVAADFVSKGIRCNAICPGTIATPSLDERIKDQATLLGVSELDVQKSFMDRQPMKRLGTPQEVAALSVYLASDESSFTTGTVQIIDGGWSN from the coding sequence ATGAAGAAACGATTATCTGGGAAACGGGCCCTTGTTACTGCTGCAGGACAGGGTATTGGACGTGCTGTAGTAGAAGCTTTTCTTGATGAAGGCGCGATTGTAGTTGCAACTGATTTAGATATTCAGTCGCTTCAATCACTTGAGAGTAATCGGAATCTACATATCAAACAGTTGGATGTTACAAATCATTCAGATATTTCAAACGTAGTCACTGAGTTTGAGTTTTTTGACATATTGTTTAACTGCGCTGGGATGGTGCATGTTGGCAACATATTGGACTCAACTGAGAATGAATTGGATGTTGCGTTTAATATTAATGTGAAAAGTCAATATCGCCTATTAAAGTCAGTATTGCCCGGAATGTTGGAAAAAGGCTGTGGTTCAATAATAAATGTTGCCTCAATTGTTAGTAGTGTAAAAAGTGCTCCAAATAGGTTTGTTTATACATGTACAAAAGCTGCTGTCGTTGGTCTAACAAAAGCTGTTGCGGCGGATTTTGTCAGCAAAGGAATACGGTGTAATGCAATTTGTCCTGGGACTATTGCAACACCCTCGCTAGATGAACGAATAAAAGATCAAGCCACATTACTAGGTGTTAGTGAATTGGATGTACAGAAATCATTTATGGATAGGCAGCCAATGAAAAGGCTTGGAACACCACAAGAGGTTGCTGCATTAAGTGTTTATTTAGCTAGTGATGAATCGTCATTTACAACCGGTACTGTACAAATTATTGATGGTGGCTGGTCTAATTAA
- a CDS encoding fumarylacetoacetate hydrolase family protein, which yields MKLIRHGVKGSEKPAFVHTDGTVRDLSGIVDDITSELFVNGELDKLLEVDPLELPVVDLDRIGVPWVGAGKFIAIGLNYADHAAEANMPIPPEPIVFSKMLSCMSGCNDPVVLPKGSTKSDWEVELGVVIGKRARYVTEQDALSYVAGYCIVNDLSEREYQLERGGTWDKGKGCDTFGPIGPWLVTKDEITDPQNLHMWLDINGNREQVGNTKTMIFSVAHLISYLSKFMTLEPGDLITTGTPPGVGMGKKPFPRFLKPGDVITLGIERLGEQRQVVYEWDEKLIDI from the coding sequence ATGAAACTTATTAGACATGGCGTGAAGGGGTCTGAAAAACCTGCTTTTGTGCATACCGATGGAACTGTAAGGGATTTAAGTGGGATTGTTGACGATATTACTAGTGAATTATTTGTAAATGGCGAATTGGATAAACTATTAGAGGTTGACCCCCTAGAACTTCCAGTTGTGGATTTGGATCGGATAGGGGTTCCTTGGGTTGGTGCAGGGAAATTTATTGCGATTGGTCTAAATTATGCAGACCATGCTGCGGAAGCAAATATGCCAATTCCGCCTGAGCCAATAGTATTTAGCAAAATGCTCAGCTGTATGAGTGGCTGTAATGATCCTGTTGTATTACCTAAAGGTTCTACCAAGTCAGATTGGGAGGTCGAGCTTGGTGTTGTAATTGGAAAAAGAGCTAGATATGTCACCGAGCAAGATGCACTTTCATATGTGGCTGGCTATTGCATCGTTAATGATCTTTCAGAGCGGGAGTACCAACTTGAGCGTGGGGGTACTTGGGATAAAGGCAAGGGGTGCGATACCTTCGGACCTATTGGCCCTTGGCTTGTAACAAAAGATGAGATTACAGACCCCCAAAATCTGCATATGTGGCTAGATATTAATGGTAATAGAGAGCAGGTCGGTAATACAAAAACTATGATCTTCAGTGTAGCTCATTTAATAAGTTACTTAAGTAAATTTATGACCTTAGAGCCTGGTGATCTAATAACTACTGGTACACCCCCTGGTGTTGGAATGGGTAAGAAACCTTTTCCTAGATTTCTTAAACCAGGTGATGTCATAACCTTAGGTATTGAAAGACTTGGAGAGCAGCGTCAGGTAGTTTATGAATGGGATGAAAAATTAATTGATATTTAA
- a CDS encoding branched-chain amino acid ABC transporter substrate-binding protein gives MRKSIKYFSASAVLSILTPQLFAASAGEVIVKLGQASPLSGSIAHTGKDIESGAKLAVEDLNASGLVIAGKKVKFELISEDDQADPKIATQVAQRLVDAKVAAVIGHTGSGTSIPASRLYSDAGIPQISPSATNPAYTQQGFKTTFRMIANDKQLGSVLGKYVVENLKVKRVAIIDDRTAYGQGLADEFEKSVKSSNGNIVRREYTTNAATDFTAILTSIKANKPDLIFFGGQDAQAGPIAKQMKLLGINAKLIGGDGMQTPELINLAGDAAEGVYASVTGSPREKMPGFSKFESKFKNRFKTEILVFSPYSYDAVHVIADAMKRANSTDNKKFLPFIGKTNLNGVTGNIQFDSIGDPKRGFVTIYQVKNGKWTVVFAKS, from the coding sequence ATGCGCAAATCAATCAAATATTTCTCAGCATCTGCTGTTCTTTCTATTTTGACTCCACAGCTGTTTGCTGCATCTGCAGGTGAGGTGATCGTGAAGCTTGGCCAAGCTTCACCATTGTCTGGTTCTATTGCGCACACTGGTAAAGATATCGAGTCAGGTGCCAAACTGGCTGTTGAAGATTTAAATGCAAGTGGTTTGGTTATTGCCGGAAAGAAAGTTAAGTTTGAACTTATATCCGAAGATGATCAGGCTGATCCAAAGATTGCAACGCAAGTTGCCCAGCGTCTAGTTGATGCAAAGGTGGCTGCTGTTATTGGGCATACTGGGTCAGGAACCTCCATTCCTGCATCACGACTATATTCCGATGCTGGTATTCCTCAAATCTCTCCATCTGCAACAAATCCTGCCTATACACAGCAAGGTTTTAAAACTACATTTCGTATGATTGCTAATGATAAGCAACTTGGTAGCGTTTTAGGGAAATATGTAGTTGAGAATTTGAAGGTTAAACGTGTTGCTATCATTGATGATAGAACCGCATATGGGCAAGGTTTGGCTGATGAATTTGAAAAGTCAGTTAAGTCTTCGAACGGTAATATTGTCAGACGAGAATATACTACAAATGCGGCGACTGATTTTACCGCTATTCTAACCTCTATAAAGGCAAACAAACCTGATTTGATCTTCTTTGGTGGACAGGATGCTCAAGCTGGTCCTATTGCCAAGCAAATGAAGTTACTTGGCATTAATGCCAAACTAATTGGTGGTGATGGAATGCAAACTCCTGAACTAATCAATCTGGCAGGTGACGCTGCCGAGGGCGTTTATGCCTCTGTAACTGGGTCGCCAAGAGAAAAAATGCCTGGGTTTTCTAAGTTTGAATCGAAATTCAAAAATCGATTTAAGACAGAAATCTTAGTATTTTCTCCATACTCTTACGATGCAGTACATGTAATTGCCGATGCAATGAAAAGAGCAAACTCGACCGATAATAAGAAGTTTTTGCCGTTCATTGGAAAAACTAATCTGAATGGAGTGACAGGAAATATTCAATTTGACTCAATTGGTGATCCTAAGCGTGGGTTTGTTACAATTTATCAGGTAAAAAATGGTAAGTGGACTGTAGTTTTTGCCAAGTCATAA
- a CDS encoding HipA domain-containing protein, with protein MKLEVFIGTHEVGHLHYDDATHLYSFRYSPDWINTPGRSPLSPHLGFEQVQPSLLHSATVKAFFDNLLPEGRALDEAAAVCNVSKSSLLGLLAGMGMETAGALRIGIDLLTPQAEQNIMRQLPHEELSQRIRDRASIPFSVWDQRVRLSIAGYQDKIAVFDSDDGMWSLVDGPKLASTHIIKPEPMHEAMAGLTSNEFFCMKLAASVGLPVAEVSLHHVPEPVLAIRRFDRLRLKDEVRRLPVIDGCQLLNLPPAFKYERPYGDSRDVANIRDGSTFAGLFAALSAAKFPAAEKAALLRWAIFQIIIGNTDAHAKNLTFFTGERWLMLAPAYDLVSTVIYPKLEHSYAMAIGDAFNAENLDAAEWAEFCAATELAPAFVTKEIRALAERAKHSADKTAREVINAGADPAVVEAIVGQTLKESSRLLEMSKNISYMFKHR; from the coding sequence ATGAAACTTGAAGTCTTTATCGGTACTCATGAGGTAGGTCACCTGCACTATGATGATGCAACCCATCTATATTCATTCAGGTATTCGCCAGATTGGATCAACACACCAGGCCGCTCTCCACTATCGCCCCATCTAGGGTTCGAACAAGTGCAGCCCTCGCTTCTGCACAGCGCAACCGTCAAGGCCTTCTTCGACAATCTGCTACCAGAGGGGAGGGCACTCGACGAAGCTGCTGCCGTATGCAACGTTTCAAAATCCAGTCTGCTGGGTTTGCTGGCCGGTATGGGCATGGAGACTGCCGGCGCACTGCGCATCGGTATTGATCTGCTTACACCTCAGGCTGAACAAAACATTATGCGGCAGCTGCCGCACGAAGAGCTCTCACAACGCATCCGAGACAGAGCTAGCATACCGTTCTCGGTGTGGGATCAGCGCGTACGGTTATCCATTGCCGGCTACCAGGACAAAATCGCCGTTTTTGACAGCGATGACGGAATGTGGTCTCTCGTAGATGGGCCCAAACTCGCATCGACCCACATCATCAAGCCGGAACCTATGCACGAAGCAATGGCCGGACTCACCTCGAATGAGTTCTTTTGCATGAAGTTGGCCGCCAGCGTAGGGCTGCCGGTCGCAGAAGTATCCTTGCACCATGTGCCAGAACCAGTATTGGCCATTCGACGCTTTGACCGCCTGCGCCTGAAAGATGAAGTGCGCCGTCTACCAGTCATTGACGGCTGCCAGCTACTCAACCTGCCGCCGGCGTTCAAATACGAACGTCCGTACGGCGACAGCCGTGACGTGGCCAACATTCGCGATGGTAGTACCTTCGCTGGATTGTTCGCAGCACTTAGTGCTGCCAAGTTTCCTGCCGCCGAAAAAGCCGCATTACTGCGCTGGGCAATCTTCCAGATCATCATCGGGAATACCGACGCACACGCCAAGAACCTCACCTTCTTCACAGGGGAGCGCTGGCTAATGCTGGCGCCAGCCTACGATCTTGTTAGCACCGTGATCTACCCGAAACTGGAGCACTCATACGCCATGGCAATTGGCGATGCATTTAATGCCGAAAATCTTGATGCCGCGGAATGGGCCGAGTTCTGCGCTGCGACTGAGTTGGCCCCGGCATTCGTGACCAAGGAAATCCGAGCACTGGCAGAACGCGCTAAACACTCCGCCGACAAAACAGCACGTGAAGTGATCAACGCTGGCGCGGATCCGGCGGTAGTAGAAGCCATTGTCGGTCAAACACTGAAAGAAAGCAGCCGCCTTTTAGAGATGTCGAAGAACATCTCATACATGTTCAAGCATCGATAA
- a CDS encoding helix-turn-helix transcriptional regulator — protein MKRVVKIPFPSDLEILTPSHLGQAIKAARTQSGLTQEQAALFCGMSKQTYMGIEQGKDGTAIGSILEVAKHMGVALFVVPNHQRDKLKQQLSTLMVTSDET, from the coding sequence ATGAAACGCGTCGTCAAGATACCCTTTCCCTCAGATCTAGAGATACTGACGCCATCCCATCTTGGGCAGGCGATTAAGGCCGCACGTACGCAATCCGGTCTGACGCAGGAGCAAGCGGCTTTGTTCTGCGGCATGTCGAAGCAAACTTATATGGGTATTGAGCAAGGCAAAGATGGAACCGCCATCGGCAGCATCCTGGAAGTGGCTAAACATATGGGGGTCGCCCTCTTTGTTGTCCCCAACCACCAACGCGACAAACTCAAACAGCAACTCAGCACACTGATGGTGACCTCGGATGAAACTTGA